In Amaranthus tricolor cultivar Red isolate AtriRed21 chromosome 3, ASM2621246v1, whole genome shotgun sequence, a single window of DNA contains:
- the LOC130808053 gene encoding receptor-like protein 35 produces MRILIFFLFIQCLNISFISGGILSEQEALLAIKSAIKDDPHKSLSSWKNTTHHCNWSFVTCSLSSHSPTVISLDISNLDLNGTISPEFSKLQKLQVLDFSSNNLSGLLPYELGFLKRLKTLDLSNNQLHGEIPNSFSLLTNLSELDLSDNQLHGDIPNSFFLLTNLMFLDLSYNQLHGEIPNSFSLLTNLSELDLSDNQLHGEIPNCFSLLTNLNHLGLSNNQLHGEIPNSFSLLTKLIYLDLSYNLLHGEIPNSFSLLTNLSRLYLSSNQLHGEIPNSFSFLTNLSELDLSDNQLHDEIPNSFSLLTNLSELYLSNNLLHSEIPNYFSLLTNLNILILSNNQLHGEIPNSFSLLTNLSELDLSDNQLHGEIPNSFSLLTNLNILVLSNNQLHGEIPNSFSLLTNLSELDLSDNQLHGEIPNSFSLLTNLNILVLSNNQLHGEIPNSFSLLTNLMILDLSHNQLHGEISNSFSLLTNLHHLDLSNNQLNGEIPNSFSLLTNLKFLILSNNQLHGEIPNSFSLLTILSDLYLSDNQLHGEIPNSFFLLTNLMFLDLSSNQLHGKIPNSFSLLRNFNFLDLSSNQLHGEIPVNIGKFTSLHYLLVANNNNLIGKITPQITGYNVSNFKNSSICNLVNLEILDLSYNKFNGEVPHCLGNTSTQLAVLNLQSNNFKGIIPSALFSTYDSLEYVDFTDNQLEGAIPRSLSKCRNLKVLNLRNNKFKDVFPYWLGSLPSLEVLSLPFNNFHGDITNNLSRIATFSFSNLQILDLSNNNFCGKLPFMYIQQFRSMMDINMSTIGSPRYLENDHQFGSFMYTYSIKMTVKGVELDYKKIITSMSTFDMSNNHFEGEIPNSIGMLRALRNLNLSHNLLTGNIPPSIGNLSLLDGLDLSSNRLIGEIPQGLVSLTFLEVFNVSYNHLEGPIPYGNQFDTFPSDSYKGNLELCGAPLLECKNNTVVQSLNNDNVEEKKELSMWEAVVIGFGSGTRVGLAWGYYILSVGKPFWLFKLLNKMKWALLDFQDHHFSRRSRTRRTKN; encoded by the exons atgcgAATTCTTATTTTCTTCTTGTTTATTCAATGTCTGAATATTAGCTTCATCAGTGGCGGAATATTATCAGAACAAGAAGCATTATTAGCTATTAAATCTGCCATTAAAGATGATCCTCATAAAAGTCTATCATCTTGGAAAAATACTACTCACCATTGCAATTGGTCGTTCGTCACTTGCTCTTTGTCTTCTCACTCTCCCACTGTCATTTCCCTGGACATCTCCAACTTAGATCTCAATGGTACAATATCGCCAGAGTTTAGTAAACTTCAAAAGCTTCAAGTTTTGGATTTTTCTAGCAACAATCTTTCGGGATTACTTCCTTATGAATTAGGATTCTTAAAGAGGTTAAAAACTTtagatttatcaaataatcaattacatggtgagataccaaattctttttctcttcttacaaatttgagtGAGTTGGATTTATCagataatcaattacatggtgacataccaaattctttttttcttcttacaaatttgatgtttttggatttatcatataatcaattacatggtgagataccaaattctttttctcttcttacaaatttgagtGAGTTGGATTTATCagataatcaattacatggtgagataccaaattgtttttctcttcttacaaatttgaatcatttgggtttatcaaataatcaattacatggtgagataccaaattctttttctcttcttacaaaattgatttatttggatTTATCATATAACCttttacatggtgagataccaaattctttttctcttcttacaaatttgagtAGATTGTATTTATCAagtaatcaattacatggtgagataccaaattctttttcttttcttacaaatttgagtGAGTTGGATTTATCAGATAATCAATTACATgatgagataccaaattctttttctcttcttacaaatttgagtgagttgtatttatcaaataatctatTACATAGTGAGATaccaaattatttttctcttcttacaaatttgaatattttgatattatcaaataatcaattacatggtgagataccaaattctttttctcttcttacaaatttgagtGAGTTGGATTTATCagataatcaattacatggtgagataccaaattctttttctcttcttacaaatttgaatattttggtattatcaaataatcaattacatggtgagataccgaattctttttctcttctcacAAATTTGAGTGAGTTGGATTTATCagataatcaattacatggtgagataccaaattctttttctcttcttacaaatttgaatattttggtattatcaaataatcaattacatggtgagataccgaattctttttctcttcttacaaatttgatgaTTTTGGATTTATCacataatcaattacatggtgagatatcaaattctttttctcttcttacaaatttgcatcatttggatttatcaaataatcaattaaatggtgagataccaaattctttttctcttcttacaaatttgaagtttttgattttatcaaataatcaattacatggtgagataccaaattctttttctcttcttacaattttGAGTGATTTGTATTTATCagataatcaattacatggtgagataccaaattctttttttcttcttacaaatttgatgtTTTTGGATTTATCAagtaatcaattacatggtaagataccaaattctttttctcttctaagaaattttaattttttggatttatcaagtaatcaattacatggtgagatacctgTCAACATTGGAAAGTTTACGAGTCTTCATTATTTGTTGGTTGCCAACAATAATAACTTGATTGGAaaaatcacaccacagattacaG GATACAATGTCTCGAATTTTAAAAACTCTTCTATCTGCAACTTGGTTAATCTTGAAATCCTTGATTTATCTTATAACAAGTTTAATGGAGAAGTTCCTCATTGCTTGGGCAATACTAGTACTCAATTAGCTGTATTGAATCtccaatcaaataatttcaagGGCATCATTCCATCAGCATTATTTTCTACTTATGATTCCTTGGAATATGTAGATTTCACTGACAATCAATTAGAAGGAGCTATACCTAGGTCTTTATCTAAATGTAGAAACCTAAAAGTCCTAAATTTGAGgaacaacaaattcaaagatGTATTCCCTTATTGGTTAGGTAGCCTTCCGTCTTTAGAGGTTCTCAGCCTACCCTTTAATAATTTTCATGGTGATATAACTAACAATTTATCAAGGATTGcaacattttctttttcaaatctACAAATTCTCGACCTTTCAAACAATAATTTCTGTGGTAAGTTGCCATTCATGTACATCCAACAATTTCGTTCCATGATGGATATCAACATGTCTACTATAGGAAGTCCAAGGTACTTAGAAAATGATCATCAATTTGGTAGTTTTATGTATACGTACTCCATCAAGATGACGGTAAAAGGGGTGGAGCTGGATTATAAGAAGATAATTACTTCTATGTCAACATTTGATATGTCTAATAATCACTTTGAAGGAGAGATTCCAAATTCTATAGGGATGTTGCGAGCACTTCGAAATCTTAATCTCTCGCATAACCTCCTTACCGGAAACATCCCTCCATCCATCGGGAACTTATCATTGTTGGATGGTTTAGACCTATCATCAAATAGGCTTATCGGTGAAATCCCTCAAGGACTTGTTAGTTTAACATTTCTCGAGGTTTTTAATGTTTCATATAATCATCTGGAAGGGCCTATACCCTATGGTAACCAATTTGATACCTTCCCATCTGATTCGTACAAGGGAAATCTTGAATTGTGTGGAGCACCATTACTTGAATGCAAAAACAATACTGTTGTgcaatctttgaacaatgataatgtggaagaaaaaaaagaattatcgATGTGGGAAGCTGTAGTGATTGGATTTGGAAGTGGTACAAGAGTTGGTTTGGCTTGGGGGTACTACATATTGTCAGTGGGGAAGCctttttggctttttaaattgttgaacaAGATGAAATGGGCTTTACTTGATTTTCAGGACCACCATTTCAGTAGAAGAAGTAGAACAAGaagaacaaagaactaa
- the LOC130808054 gene encoding uncharacterized protein LOC130808054, protein MAKRIAKKMIVGDDSEEYSRVWDYAEAIRRFNPGSTAIVKCIGIDTPPPLFQRMYICLPACKEGFVAGCRPIIGVDGAHLKGPFPGVLLTAVGKDGNNNIFPVAWAVVETKNVETWTWFLNLLVEDLKSVSPSSSCVEAGCEDFTFMSDRQKGLIEALNSVIPEAEIRFCCRHIWANFKIKFPGELYKHHF, encoded by the exons atggctaaaagaattgcTAAGAAAATGATAGTTGGTGATGATAGTGAAGAGTATAGCAGGGTGTGGGATTATGCGGAAGCAATAAGGAGGTTTAACCCAGGAAGCACTGCAATCGTGAAATGCATCGGAATAGACACACCTCCACCCTTGTTtcaaaggatgtatatatgtttgCCAGCATGTAAGGAGGGTTTTGTTGCTGGCTGTAGGCCTATTATAGGTGTGGATGGGGCACATTTGAAGGGACCTTTCCCTGGGGTGTTGCTGACTGCTGTAGGTAAGGATGGGAACAATAACATCTTCCCTGTTGCATGGGCTGTGGTCGAAACTAAAAACGTAGAAACTTGGACTTGGTTTCTAAATCTCCTCGTAGAAGACCTAAAGTCGGTTAGTCCATCAAGTAGTTGTGTAGAAGCAGGATGTGAAGATTTTACCTTCatgagcgataggcaaaag GGTTTGATTGAAGCTTTGAACTCAGTGATTCCTGAAGCTGAAATTAGGTTCTGCTGTAGGCATATTTGGGCTAACTTCAAGATCAAGTTTCCTGGAGAGTTGTACAAACATCACTTTTGA